From a region of the Lactuca sativa cultivar Salinas chromosome 4, Lsat_Salinas_v11, whole genome shotgun sequence genome:
- the LOC111899159 gene encoding uncharacterized protein LOC111899159 — protein MESPVPYSRGLQKHSITKQARSGYEPSDTETELHEAPWSQFNKKSLELGSGVPKMNSEETRNLNHMRLNRRHSSKFDPEGLPPPRRHSKSPYKTRRDDANPRSPTLGPLPLPPGRNISPFSKSERRRHVSPFQQSHDPLDDNDEANGSYIKQKLRQSNHDYARTLSAPRLRPKDKDQRVKRRDERSRTPPLRRSITPRKDKEVNSKNSHAPSVGEINEMVANAKLAKSPIRRGAVFDSTDSLPGGDIFFSRDYPPVSKPKVFIEKKSYKSNTIPNYNTPGNYSSSLLTPTTIISTSAVSRQSSNVSDASGKSTGSSWKFTANRRKNQTDAWFSCIGKGSCRSGTTKKSPERAFDEASFIEKAFVVESLRQFWADKHQPSSLDGFACHKQEALQLKQLASQEIFPHILFKGAQGSGRKAFTMALLREIYGDAARNISHDLRYFQIQETRLTQVAVPVTSSVHHVELNVYLEANARYALMASVKQISSNHSVAPEISTVNLKPDFTVMVLYDVDKADESIQHLIKWIMDCYSDVCKLVLCCEDDLHILEPVKTRCHVIKLDPPVTHEIMEVLIQIARKENFDLPMKFAAKIANKSKQNLRKAIMALEACKSHNYPFVEDQPIAIGWENVLIDLAAEILADPSSKRLFLIRGKLQKLLVEFVHPKLILLKLIEQFLKGVEATIKRELYYWHGYYDKRLPVGTSALLKLEEFVAKFMSIHRKNLLNRQ, from the exons ATGGAGAGTCCGGTGCCATATAGCAGAGGGTTGCAGAAACATTCGATCACGAAGCAAGCGCGAAGTGGATATGAACCATCTGATACAGAGACAGAATTGCATGAAGCTCCATGGAGTCAATTCAATAAAAAGAGCTTAGAATTGGGATCTGGAGTACCAAAGATGAATTCCGAAGAAACTAGAAATTTAAATCATATGAGACTCAACCGAAGACACTCTTCAAAGTTCGATCCTGAAGGTCTCCCACCTCCGAGAAGACACAGCAAATCTCCATACAAAACACGACGAGATGACGCGAATCCCCGATCACCAACTCTCGGCCCACTTCCTCTTCCACCTGGCAGAAACATCAGCCCCTTTTCAAAATCTGAGCGTAGGAGACACGTTTCACCTTTTCAACAATCGCATGATCCATTGGATGATAACGATGAAGCTAATGGCTCATATATCAAGCAAAAACTCAGACAATCAAATCATGATTACGCTAGAACATTATCTGCACCTAGACTTCGACCAAAGGACAAAGACCAAAGGGTAAAAAGGAGAGACGAAAGGAGTAGAACACCTCCATTACGCAGAAGTATCACCCCAAGAAAAGACAAAGAAGTAAATTCCAAGAATTCTCATGCTCCTTCTGTAGGCGAGATCAATGAAATGGTTGCAAATGCGAAACTCGCCAAGAGTCCGATCCGACGTGGCGCAGTTTTCGATAGCACAGACTCTCTTCCAGGTGGAGATATCTTCTTTTCTCGAGATTATCCACCAGTTTCAAAGCCGAAAGTCTTCATAGAAAAGAAATCCTACAAATCAAACACCATTCCTAACTACAATACTCCTGGTAATTACTCTTCTAGTCTTTTAACTCCAACAACTATCATCTCAACTTCTGCTGTAAGTAGACAAAGTAGCAATGTAAGCGATGCTAGTGGGAAGTCAACGGGGAGTTCTTGGAAGTTCACTGCAAATAGGAGAAAAAACCAGACAGATGCATGGTTTTCTTGCATAGGGAAAGGATCTTGTCGAAGTGGAACTACTAAAAAGTCTCCTGAAAGAGCTTTTGATGAAGCTTCTTTTATTGAAAAGGCTTTTGTTGTTGAGAGTCTTAGACAATTTTGGGCTGATAAACATCAACCTTCTTCATTGGATGGATTTGCTTGCCATAAACAAGAAGCCCTGCAACTTAAACAACTT GCATCACAAGAAATATTTCCACATATTCTTTTCAAGGGAGCTCAAGGTTCAGGTAGGAAAGCATTCACAATGGCCCTATTGCGTGAGATATATGGAGATGCTGCTCGAAAT ATATCTCATGATTTAAGATACTTCCAGATTCAG GAAACTCGGTTGACTCAAGTAGCTGTTCCTGTAACTTCAAGTGTGCATCATGTAGAGCTTAATGTGTATTTGGAAGCAAATGCCAGATATGCCCTTATGGCTTCAGTTAAACAAATAAGTAGCAACCATTCAGTTGCTCCTGAGATTAGTACAGTTAATTTGAAGCCTGATTTTACAGTTATGGTCCTTTATGATGTTGATAAAGCTGATGAAAGCATTCAGCACTTGATAAAGTGGATCATGGATTGCTATTCAGATGTTTGTAAACTTGTCCTTTGTTGTGAGGATGATCTCCATATTCTTGAACCTGTCAAAACTAGGTGCCACGTCATCAAACTTGATCCTCCAGTGACTCATGAA ATCATGGAAGTTCTTATTCAAATAGCAAGGAAAGAAAACTTTGATTTACCAATGAAATTTGCTGCAAAAATTGCTAATAAATCCAAACAGAATTTAAGGAAAGCAATCATGGCTCTTGAAGCATGCAAGTCTCACAA CTATCCTTTTGTAGAAGATCAACCAATTGCAATAGGATGGGAAAATGTCCTAATTGACCTTGCTGCTGAGATCCTAGCTGATCCATCATCTAAAAG gCTATTTCTCATACGTGGAAAGCTACAAAAACTTCTGGTGGAGTTTGTTcacccaaaattaattcttttg AAACTGATTGAACAGTTCCTCAAGGGTGTAGAAGCTACCATCAAAAGGGAGCTATATTATTGGCATGGTTATTAT GATAAGAGACTCCCAGTTGGAACCAGTGCCTTACTAAAATTAGAAG AGTTTGTTGCCAAATTCATGAGTATACACCGCAAGAATTTACTTAATCGTCAGTGA
- the LOC111899158 gene encoding uncharacterized protein LOC111899158 — MPTFTTVALDSLIEPKASKLASTRKTKPEPKLERRNSSSTLTKQASGIHGADGKQELGNTTITMERKHHWNQISPALYATPEPTPLPDSQLSFPSSPYVVDHKRRGPRLSKTYSAVLHRDEKKTVEIGKSLEAEDVGSSKVFDTKDTVSSNADVPHVKFLNNGDLGSKKVLNVINTVSGDVDDTRVKFHHNADGRENSRKHDALEREGEVDDFFDPNDTMSGSDGETNHVVERPLNVNTPFAEFYDAWEELATETGIQHKATDIEGELREMRSGFLYEREKRRQAENRLNDMKSQWGRIREKLAIVGLNLPLDPTVVEDDQTKDPGEEICRQVDVLRFVSNSVGKGIARAEMESQFQSKNFEIARLLDRVHYYEAVNHEMSQRNQESVETMRRLRQKRKKRQRWIWGSIGVAITLGSTALAWSYLPTAKPSSSESNRSTQ; from the exons ATGCCTACTTTTACAACAGTGGCTTTGGATAGTTTAATAGAACCAAAAGCTTCTAAGCTAGCATCAACAAGGAAGACAAAACCTGAACCAAAACTGGAGAGAAGAAATAGCAGCTCCACTCTTACAAAACAAGCCAGTGGAATCCATGGTGCTGATGGAAAACAAGAATTGGGAAACACCACAATCACAATGGAAAGAaagcatcattggaatcaaaTTTCACCTGCTCTTTATGCTACTCCTGAACCAACACCACTTCCAGATTCTCAACTATCATTTCCTTCATCACCTTATGTTGTTGACCATAAGAGACGTGGACCTAGACTTTCCAAGACTTACTCAGCTGTTCTTCATCGCGATGAAAAAAAGACAGTTGAAATTGGGAAAAGTTTAGAAGCAGAAGATGTTGGATCTAGCAAGGTTTTTGACACCAAAGATACTGTTTCTAGTAATGCTGATGTTCCCCATGTGAAGTTTCTGAATAATGGAGATCTTGGATCAAAAAAGGTTCTGAATGTCATAAATACTGTTTCTGGTGATGTTGATGATACGCGTGTCAAGTTTCATCATAATGCAGATGGACGTGAGAATTCAAGAAAGCATGATGCATTGGAAAGAGAAGGTGAAGTGGATGACTTTTTTGACCCTAATGATACAATGAGTGGAAGTGATGGGGAAACTAATCATGTAGTAGAGAGGCCTTTAAATGTCAACACTCCATTTGCTGAGTTTTATGATGCTTGGGAAG AACTGGCAACAGAAACCGGAATCCAGCATAAGGCAACTGACATTGAGGGGGAATTACGTGAGATGCGATCAGGATTTCTGTATGAGAGGGAGAAAAGAAGGCAAGCTGAAAATCGTCTGAATGATATGAAAAGTCAATGGGGGAGGATTCGTGAAAAATTAGCCATTGTTGGATTAAATCTTCCTTTAGATCCTACTGTAGTGGAGGATGATCAAACCAAAGATCCTGGAGAAGAGATATGTCGCCAGGTTGATGTTTTACGGTTTGTTTCCAATTCCGTTGGGAAGGGAATTGCAAGGGCGGAAATGGAATCACAATTCCAGTCTAAGAACTTTGAGATTGCTAGGTTGTTGGATCGAGTGCATTACTATGAGGCTGTTAATCATGAAATGTCTCAGAGGAATCAAGAAAGTGTTG aaaCCATGCGACGACTTAGGCAAAAGAGGAAGAAAAGACAAAGGTGGATTTGGGGTTCAATTGGTGTTGCAATAACACTTGGAAGTACCGCTTTAGCTTGGTCTTACCTCCCAACCGCAAAACCATCATCATCTGAATCCAACCGTTCCACTCAGTGA